One genomic window of candidate division KSB1 bacterium includes the following:
- a CDS encoding nitrate reductase encodes ENEVWINLDVARRYGLKSGDYVRLKNQNGVLSNRVKVKATERIRPDCVYIVHGFGHNSRMLKFAYQKGASDAQLITRYTIDPLMGGTGMNVNFVTIEAEA; translated from the coding sequence GAAAACGAAGTATGGATCAACCTGGATGTTGCGCGACGCTATGGCCTGAAAAGCGGCGATTATGTGCGTCTCAAGAATCAGAACGGTGTTCTCAGCAATCGTGTCAAAGTTAAAGCGACGGAGCGGATTAGACCCGACTGCGTCTATATCGTGCACGGCTTCGGCCACAATTCGCGAATGCTCAAGTTCGCCTACCAAAAGGGTGCAAGCGATGCCCAGTTGATCACCCGTTACACGATCGATCCGCTGATGGGCGGCACCGGCATGAACGTAAACTTTGTCACGATCGAGGCGGAGGCTTAA
- a CDS encoding 4Fe-4S dicluster domain-containing protein: TVTEGKSPTLRTEIRSERCNHCDNPPCVHCCPTGASHVHDLGGVVLVHHNLCIGCKACLASCPYDARFIHPKGYADKCTFCIHRVEKGLDPACVSVCPTHCMYFGDLDDPNSQVSRLLRERKHHALLPEAGTRPQIFYLI, encoded by the coding sequence GACGGTCACGGAAGGCAAATCCCCCACCCTGCGCACGGAAATCCGCAGCGAACGCTGCAATCACTGCGACAATCCGCCGTGCGTGCATTGCTGTCCCACCGGCGCCAGCCATGTGCACGACCTCGGCGGCGTGGTGCTGGTGCATCACAATCTTTGCATCGGCTGCAAAGCCTGCCTGGCCTCTTGTCCCTATGATGCCCGCTTTATTCACCCTAAAGGGTATGCGGACAAGTGCACGTTCTGCATCCATCGGGTGGAGAAGGGACTCGATCCGGCCTGCGTTTCGGTATGTCCGACGCACTGCATGTATTTCGGCGATTTGGACGATCCCAATAGTCAGGTCAGTCGCTTGTTACGCGAACGGAAGCATCACGCGCTTTTGCCGGAGGCCGGAACGCGGCCGCAAATCTTTTATCTGATCTAA